A genomic segment from Orrella daihaiensis encodes:
- a CDS encoding SPOR domain-containing protein, with amino-acid sequence MGLFSRKEAKSSRRTAHRPRPSVSSEAQAASLRVRARRRLAGAVALVLAAVIVLPMLLDGEPRPVPAGIEIAVPERNAAFNPQLSAPPTTDPSAESNAGVAATPETSGLPKEAVGNVGVPSTDLTAGAPAAGKPAATTQPKPESKPESKPVAAQEAQSSPAPKAAAATAASEVAKPDQTAEALAILAGRQPSATASSATGSFVLQVASYGSDTEAKSRLDKLKTQGVSNAFVEPATVNGKQTFRLRVGPFDSRAAAQAAQARLRTLGYDNGFITTK; translated from the coding sequence ATGGGTCTGTTTAGCAGAAAAGAAGCCAAGTCCTCGCGCCGTACAGCGCATCGCCCCCGTCCATCTGTATCCAGCGAAGCACAGGCTGCCAGTTTGCGCGTTCGGGCGCGTAGACGGCTAGCCGGCGCAGTTGCATTGGTGCTCGCGGCCGTTATTGTCCTGCCAATGTTGCTCGATGGCGAACCCAGGCCGGTGCCTGCAGGCATTGAGATTGCGGTGCCTGAACGCAACGCTGCATTTAATCCCCAATTGAGCGCACCACCGACGACAGATCCCTCGGCCGAATCAAATGCTGGTGTTGCTGCAACGCCTGAGACCTCGGGTTTGCCCAAGGAGGCCGTAGGCAATGTTGGTGTTCCGAGTACCGATTTAACAGCCGGTGCGCCAGCAGCCGGCAAGCCTGCAGCCACGACGCAACCCAAGCCTGAATCCAAACCTGAGTCCAAGCCAGTGGCCGCTCAAGAGGCACAGTCATCGCCTGCGCCCAAAGCTGCCGCAGCGACTGCTGCCAGTGAGGTGGCCAAGCCTGATCAGACTGCTGAGGCTCTGGCAATTCTTGCCGGGCGGCAGCCGTCGGCGACGGCTAGCTCGGCCACTGGGTCGTTTGTGTTGCAAGTGGCATCTTATGGCAGTGATACGGAAGCCAAATCGCGTCTGGACAAGCTCAAAACCCAGGGCGTTAGTAACGCCTTTGTGGAGCCCGCCACCGTTAATGGCAAACAGACTTTCCGCTTGCGCGTGGGACCGTTTGACTCGCGCGCGGCTGCCCAGGCCGCACAAGCGAGGCTTCGTACCCTTGGTTACGATAACGGCTTTATCACGACAAAGTGA
- the folC gene encoding bifunctional tetrahydrofolate synthase/dihydrofolate synthase — protein sequence MGLERIRRVADRLPIQSNAVKFVVAGTNGKGSTCAMLEAILLASGWRVGMYTSPHLIDFNERARINGQTVSDADLIEAFKLVEAAREGVSLTYFEFTTLAILLLFAKQPLDAWVLEVGLGGRLDAVNIVDADCAIVTSIDLDHQAWLGETREAIGWEKAHVFRANRPAICADPAPVQTLIDYATEIGADLWLFGRDFNYSGDRQQWGFAGRHARRNALAYPALRGANQLLNAAGALAALESVRDRIPVTQQAVRQGLIQAALPGRFQILPGQPVVILDVAHNPHAAAVLEKNLGNMGYHPYTYAVFGIMADKDVDSVIGHLAKRIDRWYCVDLPGSRALPGQELANKVREVTSTHRTPEDGSVEIEVYGSASEAFDIVRQKANPDDRIVVFGSFLTVAGVLEHLGRR from the coding sequence ATGGGTCTGGAACGGATACGTCGCGTGGCGGACCGTCTGCCGATCCAGAGTAATGCGGTTAAGTTTGTGGTGGCTGGTACCAATGGCAAGGGCTCCACTTGTGCCATGCTCGAAGCGATTTTGTTGGCCTCAGGCTGGCGCGTGGGCATGTACACCTCGCCACACTTAATTGACTTCAATGAGCGTGCCCGCATCAATGGACAGACCGTTAGTGACGCAGATTTAATCGAGGCCTTCAAGTTGGTAGAAGCCGCTCGCGAGGGGGTGTCGCTCACTTATTTCGAGTTCACAACACTAGCGATCCTGTTGTTGTTTGCCAAACAGCCATTGGATGCCTGGGTCCTGGAGGTAGGTCTCGGTGGTCGGCTTGATGCTGTCAATATTGTGGATGCAGATTGCGCAATCGTCACCAGCATCGATCTGGATCACCAAGCGTGGTTAGGTGAAACCCGGGAAGCCATCGGGTGGGAAAAAGCTCACGTTTTTCGGGCAAATCGTCCAGCGATCTGCGCCGATCCGGCACCGGTGCAAACGTTGATCGACTACGCCACAGAAATTGGCGCTGACCTCTGGCTATTTGGACGCGATTTCAACTACTCTGGGGATCGTCAGCAGTGGGGGTTTGCTGGTCGTCACGCTAGACGCAATGCTTTGGCCTATCCGGCTTTGCGAGGCGCGAATCAGTTATTAAATGCTGCCGGTGCATTAGCGGCGCTTGAGAGCGTGCGCGATCGCATTCCCGTCACACAACAAGCCGTGCGCCAAGGGCTGATTCAAGCGGCATTACCCGGACGGTTCCAAATTCTGCCAGGTCAGCCAGTGGTGATTCTGGATGTGGCGCATAATCCACACGCGGCGGCTGTGCTCGAAAAAAATCTCGGCAACATGGGGTATCACCCCTACACCTATGCTGTGTTTGGCATCATGGCCGATAAGGACGTCGATTCGGTGATTGGCCATCTGGCAAAACGCATTGACCGCTGGTACTGCGTGGACCTGCCGGGGTCACGGGCCTTGCCAGGTCAAGAGCTCGCCAATAAAGTGCGCGAGGTAACAAGCACACATCGCACACCTGAGGATGGCTCTGTTGAGATTGAGGTCTACGGTAGCGCCTCGGAGGCGTTCGATATAGTGCGCCAGAAGGCCAACCCGGATGATAGAATCGTGGTGTTTGGGTCATTTTTGACGGTGGCTGGCGTGCTTGAACATTTAGGGCGTCGCTAG